From a region of the Sphaerodactylus townsendi isolate TG3544 linkage group LG16, MPM_Stown_v2.3, whole genome shotgun sequence genome:
- the CFAP107 gene encoding protein CFAP107 — protein sequence MFTSYSGAQEWYLPSWRVEPKYSTDVLIGNWLEERRKFIQDPEKTCKTVYRRDYVRFPTEVPDRTVMRKNIKKLSGLPKKCLLTHHNETNDRYLVSLYDDNFNRHGYNPLLPPLRKWSRHKSSWIPEKLDFPIVEPPTNYGLFEHLMKKWSNKDPAVMNSVYTVTYTKPPISAYPVHQHPITSHLSIPSHGHLRPRTSDGYL from the exons ATGTTTACTTCGTACAGCGGTGCACAGGAATGGTACCTTCCCAGCTGGAGAGTAGAGCCAAAATACTCTACTGACGTGCTCATCGGCAACTggctggaagaaaggagaaag TTTATACAAGATCCCGAGAAAACCTGTAAGACCGTATACAGAAGAGACTatgttcgattccccactgaggttccaGATCGAACAGTGATgaggaaaaatattaaaaaactGAGC GGGCTGCCAAAGAAATGTTTATTGACTCATCACAACGAAACCAATGACCGATACTTAGTATCGCTATATGATGATAATTTTAATCGGCACGGTTACAACCCTTTACTGCCACCGCTTCGCAAGTGGAGCAGACACAAAAGCTCTTGGATTCCTGAGAAATTAGATTTTCCAATTGTCG AACCTCCGACAAACTATGGCCTTTTTGAACATCTCATGAAGAAATGGAGCAACAAAGATCCAGCAGTGATGAACAGTGTCTACACTGTTACCTACACCAAGCCTCCGATTTCTGCTTACCCAGTCCACCAGCACCCCATTACTTCTCACCTCTCTATCCCCAGCCACGGGCATTTGCGCCCGAGAACTAGCGATGGTTATCTGTGA